Genomic DNA from Paenibacillus borealis:
ACTTCCCGCCACAAAGGTGCTGCCGGCGGGAATCGGATCTGAAAGCACGACATTCGTAACCGCGACAATTCCGTTGTTGGTGATCACTGATGTATACAGCAGGGTGTCACCTACGGCAACATCCGGGAAGCTGGTGCTTTTGACGATGGCGACACTCGGCAGCCTGACCGGGATGGTCAGCGTATTGGAGGCTGCCGTGCCGGGAACGGTCCGGCCGTCGGGAACCAGAAAGGTATAGGCTGCCGTGGCCTGATCAACCAGCTGCGGAGGCGAGGGCAGACTGTTCACCAGAACACGGAACTGGACTGTGGAGCTACCTCCGGCAGCAATCGTACCGATGGGGATGCCTGCCGCAGGATTGCCCGCTGCCGGTGTGCCGTTCACAGTAAAGCTTCCCGGAACATAAGTGCTGCCCGCAGGAATGTTGTCTGTAAGTGTAGTTGTGGCGCCGATATTACCGGTGTTGGAAATTTGCAGCGTATAGAGGATCTGATCACCGACGGTCGCATTGGTCGTATTAGCGCTTTTGACAATGGCGAGGACCGGGGAATAGACCGGCAGTGTATCTGTGTTGGATGGAATGACCCCGCTCACAATCGGGCCGCCAGCCACACTTTGGAAGGTGAAAGCAGCGTTGGCTGTGTTCGCAACAATTTGCGGATTCGGCAAGGAGGTAACTCTGGCTTGATATGTAATCGTTATGGATGTGCCCAGTGCCAAGGATCCGAGAGGTATGCCTGATGTTATATCAAAGGTTGGCCTGGAAACACCTGCCACGACCACACTTCCTGCCACAAAAGTAAGACCTGCCGGCAGCGTATCCGACAATACAACACTGGCTGCACTTGCTGTACCGGTATTGCTGACGGTCACGGTGTAAGTGACCAGATCACCAACGATGGTTCCGGCGACATTAGCGGTTTTAGTTAACGAAATCTTGGGGGCATTAATATCAATCTGCAGCCCGTTAGCATTAACCACGTAAGCATCGCCTGAGGTAGTCAGTGTCAGCAGGGCCGAGGACTGATTGTTAACCAGACGCGCGCCAACATCCACGTTCGTGATATCCCAGCCCTGCCGGCCGCCGACAATGTTGGAGCCCGGACTGCCGTTAGTCTGGTTGCGGTTCCCGAACGTACCGGTGGTATTCAGGTTGCCGGTATCATTGTTGATCTGCGATGCGAAGAAGTTGTTCGCAAAGTTATTAGGCCCTGACAATGCGACCTGGGTTGCGGAGGTAGGGCCGAAGAGCGCCTGGTCTCCTGAACGGTTGGCATCTCCTTCCTGGGCGCTGAACATGATGCGTCCGCCAAGCGCGCCGGTGACGGGGGTGGCAAATCCGGTAATGGTTGTGACAACCGGTGCCGAAGTGGACTGTACAAGGACGGCACCCGCCCGCAGAGACATGTTGCGGAAAGGCAGTGACGGATTCTGGTAGATGACAGCGAGCGTCCAGCCCGCATGGTTGGCCGTCGGATCACCGGCGATAACGATGGTTCCGACTACTCCGGCTGTGATATAGGTTCCGGCCCCTGAGGCCTGAATAATGCTGGTCACATTGGCGGAACGGACATACGCGAGTGATCCGCTTCCCAGATCTACCGAATTGGCGGTGGCTGCATCGGGGGTTACGCTGACCGTATTCCCGAGCGGGGTTGTGAAGGATACGGGATTGTTGATCGCCGCAGTGAGGTTGACTGTACCGTTAACATAGGTGCCGCCCCAGATCAGTTCTGCATACAGCACGGTGCTTCCGGCGGGAAGAATCAGGATCGCTGCAGAGCTGTTGCTCTGGTACAGGCTTGTTGTGCCCGCAGGATAGGTGCCGAATACGGAGGCTGTATTTACGGTGGAGAAGCCTCCGATACTATCCTGGGTACCCGGAACGCCAATCGTATCTGAACGGCTTAACCCCAGTGTATTGCCTGTAAAAGTAATCGCACCTGTTGCATTAACCGTAGAGCGTACGACTAGAGGAATGATTTTCACCTCCTTTGGGATTGCTGTGTACATAGTAAGACAACGAAAAAAAGCAGACCGACTCCTGCATGAGGTCGGTGTGCCATCTTTCTTGTGTGGTATTAGCCTATGAGCACTGCCGGGCATTATTGTATGTCCATTTGCGAAATTTTTAAGAGATAAGCATTTATGGGTTTCGGAGGTCATGCAAGGTACCTGAGTAATCATCGAAGCCGGAGCCCGCTTTACGGAGGATTTCATTAATCTTGTCTATTCTGTGACCGCAACCGGCGTTCGAGCAGTGCTCGCGGTTCAGGATAGGCTTTTCTACTCATGGCCTCCAGCTCTTCCCGGCTGATCTCCTGTTTAATCACGGCAAAATGATACATAATTTCATGGATGACGTTGGACTGCAGCGTCTTGAGTACTTCCAGTTCCTCCGTCTCATAGAGCGAGTCGTCAAAAGGATATTGATAGAACAGCTCCATCCGCAGCAGTCTGAAGTCGAACGGCGGCGCAGGAGCCGGGTAATCCTTAACCTCAGGCGAGATTGGGCCTAGGGAAGGCTGGAAAAAACGGCCGGTCAGATAACGGGGGGTATATTCGTCAAACTTCTGTTTGAACATAGGATTGGAGATATGCGCAAAACTATGGGCATAGGGTGAGAGAATACAGACAACAGCTTTGTGCGTGCTGATTCTGTGAATCTCGGACAATGCTGCAAACAAATCGTTTACATAGGGCATTACCCGGCTGGCCATCACGAATTCAGCGGTATTATCAGGCAGGGGAATACCCTCGCAAATATCACAGACAATATCCAC
This window encodes:
- a CDS encoding methyltransferase domain-containing protein, coding for MRIDIGCGPGKESGYLGIDRRPYPGVDIVCDICEGIPLPDNTAEFVMASRVMPYVNDLFAALSEIHRISTHKAVVCILSPYAHSFAHISNPMFKQKFDEYTPRYLTGRFFQPSLGPISPEVKDYPAPAPPFDFRLLRMELFYQYPFDDSLYETEELEVLKTLQSNVIHEIMYHFAVIKQEISREELEAMSRKAYPEPRALLERRLRSQNRQD